Within Acaryochloris thomasi RCC1774, the genomic segment CTTTCTATCTTCTATGAGTTGAGTAACTTATCAAGCTTGGTCAGTACAGCTTTAATTTCTCGTTTCTTTTTAGGGTTCTCCCAGACAGTAGAATGTCGGTTCTGTTGCATTAACTTTTCAGGGCACAAGAATGGAAGCTTCCCCCTGATTTTTTAAACAGCAACCCCAAAGATCTCGGAAATGAAGTGATTCTGAGACCGGATATCTCCTTTCTCAATGCCGACGATCTGCCCCTTCCGAATCGCATTCATTGTCTCGTATCCTCGTATCGTTCGCTTGGCGCTCCAGAAGTTCTGAAAGCCCAGTCCTGCCTTGACTTTATGTTTTATGAATCGGTGGTCCTGTTCCAAAATATTGTTCATGTACTTCACCGGACGGTGTTCCGTTTAGTAGTACCATTGCAAGGTCTCTCCAGAATCGAATGATTATTCGGGCTTACTGCGAGATGTAAGTCTAAGAAAAATCTATTTACTAAGTGTATATTCCAAAGAAGGAGAGCTATCTGCTTCAAAGAATATGGAGCTAGGATCTGAATGCAGGATTCTATTCGAATACTCAGCTATTTGGCTTTTGATCAAGGCGAGTGGCCTGCTCAATAGCTGCAATTTCTTCAGCACGGCGAGCATAGGGCTGCAGACTCTCTAAATCCCAGCCGGTGAGAATGCTGAGATTTTCTAGACTCATGCCCCGCAGCAGCATATCGATACACCAAGTTTGTTGGGTTTGGGCAAGAATCGGTGATCCTTCGGGTGTGGTGATGCTGTCGGTCCAGAGTTGCCAGCGGGTTTTGATGTTTGCAATCGCAACTGGTTGATCTAATTCATTCAAAAACAAATGAGGCTGCTTGTCTTTGCGACTTTTGAGCCATTTAGTCAGAGGGTTCGCCGTATATGACCCGTAGCGATTGCCCATGATCCACTGGTTCACGGGGACCTGTCGAGTCCCAACCTGGAGGAGATGCTGATGGCTATCGCAGATTTGTTGCGATCGCATCAACCCCACAACATCTTTTGCCGCAACCCCAGCCCCAAACAAAACATAGGCCAACGCATAGTCCTGCAGACTTACCTTCTTCGCCTGCCGCAAAATTTGATGGACTAGAGAAGCCGACAAATCTGCAACGCTAGCTTCGGCCACGGGTGCTTCTGACACCCGCGAGAGCGCTGATGATGGAGACACTTCCGCTCCCTGCAAAAGCTGTACTACATGATCGAGAAATGCGTCTCGGCTCTCCCAAAGCTGATGGAACTCGCTCGTGAACTCAATTACCGCATAGCCCAGCAGCATTCCGTTAAGCAGCCCCGCCAACTTCTCCGCCGGAAGCCGTGCCTGAAAGTCACCTCGGTTAATACCCTGCTGCAGATATTGAGCCACATAACGATTGGCCTCCGTTAGCCCTTGCCCTAACGCCCGCCGATGCTCCTCCGGATACTGATCCGCCTCCCCCACCAGCGACCGAATCAGCTTCGGCACCCGCTCCAGCGCATGCAAGTAAACACTTGCATACTGCCTTAATCCCTGCCCCGCACTGCCGGTCGAGCTACCTTGCACCAGAGATTCCCCCAGGGCTTTCAAAGCAGCAGACTCTTCTAACACCGCCAGCAAGAGGCCATGCTTATTGCCAAACTGCCGGAAAAGCGTCACCTCGTTCACGTCCGCTGCTTCAGCAATCTGACGCGTCGTCGTTCCATTCACTCCCTGAGCCATAAATAACTCTAAGGCAGACTTAATCAGACGTTGACGGGTTGATCGGGAAGCCATAAGCCAGAAATGCAAGTAACACTTGCAGAATCAAATTAAACTTGTTAGCATTGGGCTATGCAAGTAACACTTGCTTTCTTACTGTAGCGGTCAAGCGACGAAAAATCGAGGTTGCTTTGGCGCTCTTAACCCCTGGCTTGAATAGAGTCGGCGATTTATTCTTAGGATTGGTTATGACAGCACAAACTTTGGGTACTGCCCCTGGCAGCGATTTGCCTGCGCTTAATTGGACGAATGTGGGCTTCTTTGCCGCTTTCCATGCGGTCGCACTGCTGGCTCCCCTTTACTTCTCTTGGTCGGCGCTTGGCGTTGCCGTTCTCTTGCACTGGCTATTTGGCGGTATTGGGATTTGTCTGGGCTATCACCGGCTGCTCAGCCACCGAAGTTTTCAAGTACCAAAGTGGTTGGAATATGCGATCGCACTTCTAGGCGCAATGGCAATCCAAGGCAGTCCAACCTTTTGGGTCGGTGGTCATCGTCAGCATCACGCCCACACCGAAGACGTCATTAAAGACCCCTACTCAGCCGAGCGAGGCTTCTGGTGGAGCCATATTCTCTGGGTTCTCTACCCCAAAAAAGATTTTTTTGACCCGCAACAGTACCGAAAGCTGGCGCCCGATCTCGCGAAACAGCCCTTTTATCGTTTCTTGGATCATGCTTTTCTGCTGCTTCAGCTTCCCTTAGCAGCCTTGCTGTATGCCTTTGGCGGCTGGTCCTTTGTGATTTATGGCATCTTCGTTCGCTCTGTCCTGCTGTGGCACTCTACCTGGTTTGTGAACTCTGCCACCCATATGTTTGGGTATCGTACCTTTGAAGGCTCTGACGATGATGCTCGAAATCTTTGGTGGGTATCGCTTTTGACCTATGGTGAAGGCTGGCATAACAACCACCATGCCTATCCCCATGTGGCTAAGTCAGGCTTTCGCTGGTGGGAGGTTGATGTGACCTGGTGGGCGATCTCAGTCTTGAAATCTGTGGGATTAGCAAAGAAGGTGACACTGTATCCAGCTAAAGCCCACAACCAAAGTTCCTAAACCCCATACAGACAAAAGTTTTGAAGAATTTTTGAGATTACCCTATTCACCGTGAGGTCGTGAGTATATAATCGATAAGCATTCTTCGCTGGTGTAGCTCAGTTGGTAGAGCAGCTGATTTGTAATCAGCCGGTCGCATGTTCGAGTCATGTCACCAGCTTCTCAATCAAAAAGCCCTGTACAACCTGTACAGGGCTTTTTTCGGTTTGCTCTCAGTAATTCTCCTCAACCGTTGAAGATCGGCACGTTACTGAAATCATGCATCTTCGTTGAGCAACCGTTGAAAGGTCTCTATAGATTCAACGATGACTGCTTGCTTGAAGATGGTCTGGAGCGGGTTTGCTAGGCTGCGGCATCAAGTTGTTCGATATTCGTGAACCGGAATTCCTGGGCCTGCACTTGTCCCTCTGAGTCTGTTTCAATCAGACGGCGAGACAAGACAAAATAATTCCCGACCTGCTGGTACTCATCTTCAAAGACACTCTTACCGCCCTTCTGCTCGCCCGATTTAGGATCGTGGTAAACCGAGTCATAACGATGAGACAGATATCCTTCTCCCGTGTCATGACTACTAAAGGTATGAATCGTCACTACAACACCATGAATGTGACGGTGCACCATTGTCACTTCGTTGTCCTTGAGTTCATATTTATCACCTTCAGCTTTGCCACCCATTAAAATCTCCACGGCTCCGTCGGCTTTTGTCTCTCCAAACGAAAAAGAGTTCTTCCCGTGAGTTTCGTCAAAGGTGCGGCGGACCCGGTGAATGGACATTTCAAATAGTTGACCGTGAATCGCTTTCTTGGCGTCCTCATCTTCAACCCCAAGCACCTCTAGCTTCAGGTCTGCGCCGACACGCGCCTGTCCTTTAATTTCTTGGTCACCAGCTTTATAGGTCACATCAGCTGTATAACCAGGGAATCCTTTGTCCCAGGTGTAACGATTCTCGTAAGCAGCACGGAACAATTCTTGAGCGCTTAATGTACTGGCTATCATAATTCTCTCCTATTGATCTGAACGCTTATGAACACAAATTCCTAGATGAACGATGCACGCATGAAGTTGGCAACTGCGCTAACGTCACGCTTATGAAAGGGTGACATCAGATCATCGAGTTGAGGACATTGGCGTATTGTTATCTTACTCAAGGGTGAGGGCTTAAGACAGCTTGGGGTTGTGGGCCGTTCCGACATCGCTCACTTTCCTCATACCAGTACATTCGCTGATTCGACATTTCAAACCGCGAAGAATCGGTATTGCTTTGAACTGAGAGACAGTAGATAAATTGTTTCACTCTAAGCTGACAACAGCTTAAAATGGGGGAAATTACACCCAGGCTATGCATGGCTGCCCTCCCGAACTACCGCCCCCAGCAACTTTCCCTTGGTCCTCTAGAAGAAGAAATTTTCACGATTGTCTGGGAACTAGGTCCGGCCACTGTAAAGGCCGTCCACGACAAGATTCTGACACAGCCCAACCGAGAATTGGCCTACACCTCTGTCACGACAGTTCTCAACCGGCTCACTAAGAAAGGGTGGCTCGCCTGCGATAAACACAACCGCAGCTTCACCTGGAAAGCCCTTTTATCGCCTGCACAGGCGCAGTCCCTGTGGGCACACAAGCATCTGCAGCAGTTTCTAGCCGTAGGAAATGCCGATGTGGTGGCCACCTTCGCCGATAGCCTCGATCAGGCTAGTGTGGAACAGATAGATGCGATCGCAAAAAAAATCAAAGACGCTCGCAAGGCACGGGAGGACTGACCCATGCATGTACTCCTGATCCTCAGTGCCCTAGTTCTAGCCTACGGATTACGACTCAATTGGCCACTTGCCGCAGTCGATACACATCAATGGCAGCAGGCCCTAGTTCGCTTTTTAGTGCCGCCCCTGCTGCTCTTGATGACCGCAATCTCCATCCTGCTGATGGGACCGCAGGGCCAAATGATCTGGGGCCATACAGGTTGGACCAGTACGCTACTGGCCGCTAGCTTTTTGGTCATTCTATTAATTGCAGGCCTACGTTACACCCACCGAGCTTGGCAAACACTGCATCAGCTCAACCACTATCCCTGTATAAAACTCCACAATCAAACGGGACGCTACCTCAATACCTCCACCCCCTTCATCGCCCGAATGGGCTTTTGGAAATCTGAGCTAGTGTTTAGCCAAGGATTGCTCGATACCTTCACACCAGAACAAATTGCCGCCATTCTGGTTCACGAACAGGCTCACCAGCACTATCGAGATACCTTTTGGTTTTTTTGGCTGGGATGGATTCATCAGTGGACACGATGGCTACCTGAAGCTGAAGCCATCTGGCAAGAATTATTGATTTTGCGGGAGCTACGGGCTGACCGATGGGCCGCACAGCGAGTTGACGGTCTCTTGCTAGCAGAATCGCTGATGCTCATGGTGCAGTCGCCGCTATGGTCTGATGCCCTCTGTGCCTCCTTTAGCCCCGCCGCACCTCAAAGTCGCATCGAAGAGCGCATCGATGCACTGTTAGCAGCTCCAGAAGAAACCGCAGGCCCCAGTGCTAGGTCGTGGAGCTGGATCCTGTTAGCATTATTGCCGCTTTTAACTGTGCCCTTTCACCACTGAAGAGATTGATCTTCAAAGAATAACGCCCCAATGAACTTACTCATCCAGCGCCAGACTGATTTTAATCTCAGCAGTCGCAACGCCTGGGATGTCTTTGCCGACCACCGCGATCGCGTCACCTCACAACTCATGCAGGGAGTAGATGGCTCTCGTTTATGCATTTTGGGCGCCGGGAACTGTAATGACTTGGATTTGCAAACACTCGTTCAATTTCACCGTGAAGTTCACCTCGTTGACATTGATACAAACGCATTAGACCAAGGTGTTGTAAGACAGAACCTTGCGAACCACTCTCGTATTCATGTTCACGGCGATATTGATTTAACAGGAATGCTAGATCAAATAGCCAACTGGTCTTCAGATACCCATGTTTCAGAGACCGATATTGCAGCCTTTTTAGATCACCCCATTCATAGCCTAAAAAGGATTCCTGGTCCTTTCGATGTTGTTGCTTCCACCTGCATTCTGAGTCAGTTGATCAAAACTGTCGTTGATGCTGTCGGAGAGGAGCATCAACGATTTCTAGCGTTAATTCAAGCCATTCGGATGGGGCATCTGCGGCACCTGATGCAGCTAACAGTCTCAGGTGGCACTAGCTTACTGTTTACAGATGTCGTCTCTTCAACCTCCTATCCAGGATTGGCATCAGTGCCGACACACAATCTCAGCCAAGTATTGAGTCAACTGATTAAAGACGGCAATTTCTTCCACGGGGTCAACCCAGCAGTGTTAATGAATCTCTTTCGCCAAGATCCTGAGTTGAGCGAGCAAGTTACCACGATAGAACCGATTGGTCCCTGGCTCTGGGATCTTGGTCCTCGCAGCTATGCCGTCGTTGCATTGAAGCTCAAGAGAAGGTGAGACACATTTCAGTTTAGTTGCAGCCCGCTAAGAGATTGACTCACAACGAAAATTCATCAAATTTAAGGGCGGGCGCATCTGGCTTCTGAGTATCAAAGCGATAGCTGCTGACGGTACCCGTTCCCGTATCGAGAATGGTGAAGACGGTGATGCTGTTACTAGCGATATAGGGTAGCGGTTGACCGGTCAGACCTTTCAGCGGAGCGATTGTCGGTACAACTGGCTCCAAACCGTTGGGGTTCCCCGTCGCCGCGTAGTTCTCTTGATAGGTAGCAGGGACAATACGGCTATGGTCTCTGACAGCAGCGCCATAGGAGTTGCCGACATTTGACGTTTCTAAATAGTGAGTTCCGGTCTGGCTCACAAAGCGATTCCATAAATGACAGTGGCCGTAGAGGGCAAGCTGCACACCCGCTTCTTCGAGCAGCGGCAAAATATCATGCATCAGATAATCTGCGTCCTGCGGATACTCGTAGCGAACCCTTCGAACTTGACCTGCCGCATCTCGATCAATCACCGGCACCGGATCTGTGTAGGCAGGCACGACATTTCCACCCAGTGAATGCACCGGATGATGCCACATGGCAACTTTATACTTGGCCTTCTGAAAGGCTTCACTTTTTAACTCTGTCTGCAGCCACTGATATTGAGGGCTGTTCGGCGCGATGGATTCAAAAATATGCTGACCGTGGCCCCACTGGTCTGGGTGTTGCAAATCTTGCTCTCTCTCCTGATACTTGCCTTTGGTCGAAGACGTGAGGGCCGGAGACCGAAAGACATTGGCAACGTAGAGAACAATCAGCCGCACATCCCCAAAGGTAACCGCGTAATACTTAGGGGCATCCACTGAGCCAAAGATTTCATCATAGGTAATTGTGTTGAAGCTCTGATCACGAAGCGAGTTTTGCTGCGCAGCGGCAGATACCGGAACCGGATCTTTGAACTGGGCATGTAAACTATGGTGCTCAGAGTAACGCCCCATGACCTCATGATTGCCTACCGCCGTAAAAATGGGCGCATTCTGAAGCAATTCTCCGCCACGATATGCGCCCCCCGCTCGCCCCTGAAGACAGCGAAACCACGCATTGCCCCGCGCATCGTCAAACCACTCAGACGCACGATCCG encodes:
- a CDS encoding TetR/AcrR family transcriptional regulator, whose product is MASRSTRQRLIKSALELFMAQGVNGTTTRQIAEAADVNEVTLFRQFGNKHGLLLAVLEESAALKALGESLVQGSSTGSAGQGLRQYASVYLHALERVPKLIRSLVGEADQYPEEHRRALGQGLTEANRYVAQYLQQGINRGDFQARLPAEKLAGLLNGMLLGYAVIEFTSEFHQLWESRDAFLDHVVQLLQGAEVSPSSALSRVSEAPVAEASVADLSASLVHQILRQAKKVSLQDYALAYVLFGAGVAAKDVVGLMRSQQICDSHQHLLQVGTRQVPVNQWIMGNRYGSYTANPLTKWLKSRKDKQPHLFLNELDQPVAIANIKTRWQLWTDSITTPEGSPILAQTQQTWCIDMLLRGMSLENLSILTGWDLESLQPYARRAEEIAAIEQATRLDQKPNS
- a CDS encoding acyl-CoA desaturase → MTAQTLGTAPGSDLPALNWTNVGFFAAFHAVALLAPLYFSWSALGVAVLLHWLFGGIGICLGYHRLLSHRSFQVPKWLEYAIALLGAMAIQGSPTFWVGGHRQHHAHTEDVIKDPYSAERGFWWSHILWVLYPKKDFFDPQQYRKLAPDLAKQPFYRFLDHAFLLLQLPLAALLYAFGGWSFVIYGIFVRSVLLWHSTWFVNSATHMFGYRTFEGSDDDARNLWWVSLLTYGEGWHNNHHAYPHVAKSGFRWWEVDVTWWAISVLKSVGLAKKVTLYPAKAHNQSS
- a CDS encoding DUF3386 domain-containing protein, producing MIASTLSAQELFRAAYENRYTWDKGFPGYTADVTYKAGDQEIKGQARVGADLKLEVLGVEDEDAKKAIHGQLFEMSIHRVRRTFDETHGKNSFSFGETKADGAVEILMGGKAEGDKYELKDNEVTMVHRHIHGVVVTIHTFSSHDTGEGYLSHRYDSVYHDPKSGEQKGGKSVFEDEYQQVGNYFVLSRRLIETDSEGQVQAQEFRFTNIEQLDAAA
- a CDS encoding BlaI/MecI/CopY family transcriptional regulator, translated to MAALPNYRPQQLSLGPLEEEIFTIVWELGPATVKAVHDKILTQPNRELAYTSVTTVLNRLTKKGWLACDKHNRSFTWKALLSPAQAQSLWAHKHLQQFLAVGNADVVATFADSLDQASVEQIDAIAKKIKDARKARED
- a CDS encoding M56 family metallopeptidase, which codes for MHVLLILSALVLAYGLRLNWPLAAVDTHQWQQALVRFLVPPLLLLMTAISILLMGPQGQMIWGHTGWTSTLLAASFLVILLIAGLRYTHRAWQTLHQLNHYPCIKLHNQTGRYLNTSTPFIARMGFWKSELVFSQGLLDTFTPEQIAAILVHEQAHQHYRDTFWFFWLGWIHQWTRWLPEAEAIWQELLILRELRADRWAAQRVDGLLLAESLMLMVQSPLWSDALCASFSPAAPQSRIEERIDALLAAPEETAGPSARSWSWILLALLPLLTVPFHH
- a CDS encoding fibronectin type III domain-containing protein; translation: MTPLRAPQLLTDPWLLQPTSTSITVAWFTEFRGIKHRVIYGEGLEQRATTTQLTRAREDAQSRLDSTLQMTEAPQLRLVWRHAATVTGLVPGQKHFYYVESIHEDGGVIQSRSFTLAPAPAMGTALKILLTSDHQLKPMVAANLQKVMETIGPVNAVFYAGDLVNVPDRASEWFDDARGNAWFRCLQGRAGGAYRGGELLQNAPIFTAVGNHEVMGRYSEHHSLHAQFKDPVPVSAAAQQNSLRDQSFNTITYDEIFGSVDAPKYYAVTFGDVRLIVLYVANVFRSPALTSSTKGKYQEREQDLQHPDQWGHGQHIFESIAPNSPQYQWLQTELKSEAFQKAKYKVAMWHHPVHSLGGNVVPAYTDPVPVIDRDAAGQVRRVRYEYPQDADYLMHDILPLLEEAGVQLALYGHCHLWNRFVSQTGTHYLETSNVGNSYGAAVRDHSRIVPATYQENYAATGNPNGLEPVVPTIAPLKGLTGQPLPYIASNSITVFTILDTGTGTVSSYRFDTQKPDAPALKFDEFSL